The Synechococcus sp. MVIR-18-1 region TCGGACAACCTCAAGTGTTGGAGAGGGCCGCCTAGAGGTGCCATCAGCACGGTCTTGAGCGCTGAGATCACGGCATCGCCATGCTCGAGGTCAATTCCGGCTCGTCCAAGCTCTTCAGCCACCACCGCCTGATTGGCAGCTTGGTCTGCAGGGCCTTGAAAGCTCACCTTTTCAAGGATTCTGTGCAGACAATCGCCAGCTCCCGGACCTTTTGGGAACTCTGCAAGAGGACCATTCTGATCGGCTGAATCCACCTGGCTGCCAAGAGCTTCGGTGTCTGGCACGGCATCGGTGTTGGCTACGGCATCGATGTCGCGTCCCTCTTCGAGATTGCGTGGATCAATAGGAGCGGGCTTGTGATGTCCTTTTTGAGAGGAGATCCAGGCTGAGTAGCTACTCCGACCCCAGCTGCGGTCGAGGCTGCGTTGAGGAACGTCCGACAGCTGTAAGGTTTCGAGCCGCGGAGCTGGACGCCAGAACTGCAGGGATGTGTTCTTAGGTGGTAAGTGAAGACTCGTTAGGGGGTTGTCAAGCTTGGACAGCTCCGCAACCCAGCTGGCCAAGGGATTGGCATCCTGTCCAGCAGCGGCGACCCAAAACACTACGAGATGGCGCTCTGCGCGCGTTAAGGCCACGTAGGCCAGTCGTTCTGCTTCTGCTGCACTGTCGTGTTGGTCTCGTTCTGCAGCTTTGTGTCCTCGGTCCCAATGGGGGTTGAGCGCCACTTGCCAGGTCCCTTCTGGATCGTTGGGAGGGTTTCGCCAGAGAGGGCCTTTGCCATCAGCTGGTGCTTGCCACAAATAGGGGCAGATCACGACGGGGTACTGCAGGCCTTTGCTGCGGTGCACGGTGACAACAGCCACCGCGCTTTCCGCTAAATCGCTGTGGGGCTGCCTGATATCAGGGGTGGGTTCGATGGGTTGTAAGCGTTGTCGCCTCAGCCAATCTGCGGCGCTGCCCAGGTCGAGGCCTTGTCGATGCATGGCGTCTTGCACCAGTCGCGCACATTGCTGAATGTCGCCTAACAAACGCCCGCGGCTGGAGAGATCAGCAAGCATTCGGCCCTCGAGGAGTTGCGACAAGCAACCGAGCAAACCCAGGAAAGGGAGGTCGTCCTGCAGCTTGCGAAGTTGCCCTGCGAGTCGATCGAGATCACCGTTGGTTTCCGCGTCCTGCAACTGACGGCTTGTCCATTGCATCAAGGCAGAACAAGCCAGTCGCCGCAATCGTCCGCCATCGGCAGGGGTGGTGAGGGCGTCGAGAAGATGTTGCAGCTCCGTCGCGCCGGAGGTGCTGAGGACATCTCCAGGACTCACAAGCCGGCTGGGTAGTCCTCGTTGCGCGAGCTGCTCTCGCACCGCCTCAGCTTGTCGATGCCGGCTGACAAGAACGCATAGGTCTGATGGGGTTAGGGATGGATCGCTGTCCAGGAGGTGGAGGGCATGGCAAGCGACCACGGGCGGAATGGTCGATTCGAGTGCTGTGCGGGTGGGTGGTTCATCGGGGTCATCGGCCTGCAGATCGATGAGTTGGAGAGGCTGTTCACCGTCCGGGAGCTCCAAGGGAAGGGCGCTGGCACAGGGAGTGACAGCCGGCACCTTGAGGTTCGACAGGGTGAGGCCTGGAGCCATCCATTGGTTCATCGCCTCCATCAGGGACGGGGTTGTACGCCTGTTGTCGAGCAGGTTGTCGATTTGATCCGCTGCTTGTCGGGCTTGTTTGTAGGTGTTGAGATCTCCTCCTCGAAAGCGGTAGATCGCTTGCTTGGGATCACCCACCATCAGCAATAAATGGTCTGGCGTTGCGAAGCAGGCCTGGAGCAGGCGCCACTGCAGTGGATCCGTGTCTTGAAATTCGTCGATCAGAGCGACGCGATAACGCTGCTGAATCGGGGCCAGCCAGCGTTGCGGGTCAGCATCTGTCGCTTTGGGATCGAGGGCATCAAGTAAGCCAGAAAAGCTGATCACGCCCTGTTGCGCACGGCGGGCGGCCAGGGTGTGGAGTCCGTGCGTAAGCGCATGGCGCCAGACCTGCTCAGCTGGGCCATCCCACAGCGCTGCAATGGCTTTTTGCAGGGTTGGCTGGGGAAGGTTTGGATTGAGTTCGCTGCAGCGGCGGGCTGTTTTGCTGAAACATCCGGGATGGAAGTAGTCACCCAGTAAGCTCTGTTTGCGCACAGTGCCGTAACTGATACGTAACTGTTGCGTGCCAGTTAGCTGTAAGATCCAGGCGCTGAGTTCGCTAGCGCGATCTTTTTTTGGTTTCGGTGAGTAGGGCTTGGTATCGGTTTGGCCTTGGCTTCTCCAATCCGTTGCGCAGTTGCGAAAGGCTGTTTCTAATACGTGACCGTTGGTTGTCCATTGCGCTTCGAATTCTGTCCAGCTCGATTGGAGCCAGTGGTCAAAGCACTCGATCAGCGGACGCTCTTGATCGTGAGCTCCCTCAGTACCGGCGATCCGA contains the following coding sequences:
- a CDS encoding UvrD-helicase domain-containing protein; its protein translation is MSSRFQPNQYPLNAGVRLLEASAGTGKTFALAHLVLRLVTERKLNLKELLVVTFTEAAAAELRDRIGRRLNDALQALLQHQANDSNAQSDSPPRDAVLEEWLALHGQDPNTRRTLASNLLEALEGLERADITTIHGFCRRSLRRQALQNGTAMEVCLESDSQHLCQEVAYDYWEHQVLALPADDVSGLLHAGLSADQLSHALSRLDSDCAVRIAGTEGAHDQERPLIECFDHWLQSSWTEFEAQWTTNGHVLETAFRNCATDWRSQGQTDTKPYSPKPKKDRASELSAWILQLTGTQQLRISYGTVRKQSLLGDYFHPGCFSKTARRCSELNPNLPQPTLQKAIAALWDGPAEQVWRHALTHGLHTLAARRAQQGVISFSGLLDALDPKATDADPQRWLAPIQQRYRVALIDEFQDTDPLQWRLLQACFATPDHLLLMVGDPKQAIYRFRGGDLNTYKQARQAADQIDNLLDNRRTTPSLMEAMNQWMAPGLTLSNLKVPAVTPCASALPLELPDGEQPLQLIDLQADDPDEPPTRTALESTIPPVVACHALHLLDSDPSLTPSDLCVLVSRHRQAEAVREQLAQRGLPSRLVSPGDVLSTSGATELQHLLDALTTPADGGRLRRLACSALMQWTSRQLQDAETNGDLDRLAGQLRKLQDDLPFLGLLGCLSQLLEGRMLADLSSRGRLLGDIQQCARLVQDAMHRQGLDLGSAADWLRRQRLQPIEPTPDIRQPHSDLAESAVAVVTVHRSKGLQYPVVICPYLWQAPADGKGPLWRNPPNDPEGTWQVALNPHWDRGHKAAERDQHDSAAEAERLAYVALTRAERHLVVFWVAAAGQDANPLASWVAELSKLDNPLTSLHLPPKNTSLQFWRPAPRLETLQLSDVPQRSLDRSWGRSSYSAWISSQKGHHKPAPIDPRNLEEGRDIDAVANTDAVPDTEALGSQVDSADQNGPLAEFPKGPGAGDCLHRILEKVSFQGPADQAANQAVVAEELGRAGIDLEHGDAVISALKTVLMAPLGGPLQHLRLSDLDAKRRLHELSFDLPVAQQGDPVRSAGLAHAFEADSDHRFGKNYAKSLRQLDIRSRGFLTGSIDLVFTDGDDPSTARWWVADWKSNWIGERDDSGRGIACGPRHYSQAAMEEQMLAHHYPLQAHLYLLALDRYLRWRLDGYDPNRHLGGYAYVFLRGISPAGGSGVVIEPAPLTRIRRLDQWLEGLSS